TCTGCactgaataaacacagagtTTCTACATTATACAGAAACATGAAACAGACCattgtgatatacagtatgtaggacACCAAAAACAGTTAAACACCAACCATGTGCTCCAAACTCCAATCCAGTAGGGGGCGTAAAATGCACCTTACAGTCGGTTTGCCAACCcgagaagaagaagcagacaAGCGGCGTCTCCTGGATACCGAGAGAAACTGAGCAGGAGGATTAATGTggatataaacattattttattataaagaacatTAATTAATAACGTGTTATATTCATATGTCATGCTGAGAAATGGCTGAGGTGACGATAGCTTTATATCtagtgttgtttattattattattattattattattattattattattattattattattattattatacagtgtaGTGATGATTATTATAGAGTTTATTTAGAgtattatagattattatagagtttatttagagtattatagattattatagagtttatttagagtattatagattattatagAGTTTATTTAGAGTATTATAGATTATTACAGAGTTTATACAGTGACAGTAACACAGGCAGTAAATATGTTTGTCCTGCTGAGTGTTAAAGATGTAGAGTGTGTGAATATCGGTGGGTTTTGGTTTCTCCTCATTTTAAATAAGGCACATTGTGGacattaaatacaacaaaataaataaagaaataaaaaccagGAACTAAATAACgacaggaaataaagaaaaatatcacCAGGAACCCAGAGATTCTTACAGTAGCTGCTGTTTGTTAGACATtgtaacacacataacacacactcccacacattGTGTTCATcctgctcctgtgtgtgtgtgtgtgtgtgtgtgtgtgtgtgtgtgtgtgtaggtgagtgaTCCCCTGCAGGTGTCTCTCAGCGTGGTTGGAGCGTTGGAGTGTGTGGTGCGGCGGTGTGTGGGGCCGAGCGGAGGGAGTGTGATCTTCACAAAAGACACGGGACAAACATTAATCACCAAACATGGACACTGCATCCTCACTGCACTACACCTGGAGCATCCTGTAGCcaggtctgtctctctctctctctctctctcacacacacacacacacacacacagaatatacaACACTTCAGGAACACTGGTGTCAGTGGCTGTAGACTCACCTGTAGAGGAACATGTAATAGATTTAACACGTTATACAGATAGAAGTcatgtactgtgtgtttgtgttgttgtgttgtgtatttgtgttactgtgtgtgtaacgcTCACTCCTCCTGTCTTTGTCGTTTAGGACTGTGTTGGATTGTGTGCGTTCACATCATTGTGTTACTGCAGACGGTTCGAAGTCGTTTATCCTCCTGTTAGCTGCCCTGCTGAGGGGAATCCGTGACTCTGTGCACGACTCTGCACACGCACACCGCCGCCACACCTCCTGGAAACTGGCCAATCAGCTCCATGCATTCTGCTGGGGAGGGTTGGATGATGTCATAGCTCATGGTGTCGTTCCTTATGCCTCATCTCTGTTCAGATCGGGCGGATGTGAGCTGAAGGGTGGAGTCTTGGCTGCGTTGGTGGGTGGATACATTGGTGGGCGTGTCAGTCCTGGTCAGGCGGAGGTTCTGACGCCGCTGCTGTGTGAGTTCTGCACACGGGTCGGACATGGAGACACTTACAGTTCAGCCGTCTCATTTATTCACTCGAACTTCTCTGGACTGCACGTGGCTGTGCCGGGACTTCACAGCAGCCAATCACGTGTGGTGGAGGGTCTCCTGCTGCCTTGTGATTGGTCTGTTTGGACAGAGACGCACGGCCCGGTGAAGGTGCTGGTTGTTGTTGAGAGATTAGACACACGCTTTGATGCGAGCGTGAACGTTCGGTTTGAGAAGCACTGGACAGATCAGAGTGACGGCGTCATACAGGACAGATTAGCAGCGATCCTGCGGCTCCAAGTCAAGGTTGTGCTGTCGGCGGTGAAGCAGCCGAGGTGTGTGCTGGAGTGGGCGGGGCTCAACGGCGTCTCCGTGCTGGAGTGCTGTGATCCGGAGCAGCTGGAGCTGCTGTGTGAACTCAACACGGCACAAATGCTCACAGCACAGCCACTGATGCAGTTAGGGACGCTAACACACTGCTGCCGCTTTCAGCTCGGAGGACACAGGTACGCTAACGTTGGGGTTAAACACACGTCACTACACacgtcactacacacacacaccctggtgCTGTGTGCGCCTGCTGCAGGACCGCTGGAACAAAACGTGAGCGTGAGCAGAGGTGTGTTCTCCATGCTGCAGCATCTGAACCAGTCTCACAGACACAGCAACATCTTACCACCTCCTCACAAGCAGAGTCTCACGTCCTCACAGAGTCTCACGTCCTCACAGAGTCTCACGTCCTCACAGAGTCTCACGTCCTCACAGAGTCTCAcgtcctcacacactctcacgtcCTCACAGAGTCTCACGTCCTCACAGAGTCTCACGTCCTCACAGAGTCTCACGTCCTCACAGAGTCTCACGTCCTCACAGAGTCTCACGTCCTCACAGCTGCACTCATCGTGTCCAAACTTGTGCCAATGCATTTTAAACGTTGGTGATGTCATCCCTGTGGGAGGAGCTTTCGAGTGTCTGTTCCATTATTCTTTGCTCCACAGTAACCATGGCGACCCCGACAGCCGAAGAATCCTAGCCGAGGCTGTACTGAGCGTGCCCAGATCTCTGCATGCTCATAGACCGGGAGATTTCCTGAAGCAACTCATGAATCTCAAGAATAATCAGCGGCACCACTGTCCAATCAGAGAGCAGGGCTCAGGGTCAGAGTTCACGTGGTGTTGGGGGGCAGATGGTCccgggcgtgtgtgtgtagagccgGTCTGTAGTAAACACCAGTTGGTGGCAtctgtgctgcagtgtgtgaacAGACTGGTGCATGTGGagacagtgatacacacagtgagaccGCTCGCCCTCGCAGCATTGCCCCGGCCTCAACAtgaaagtgatgatgatgatgatgatgaagaagacgGGATGTGACACCATGTGACTGATTTCCTCCTAAAAGGACCTGCACTTTTATTCATCATTGATATAATAATCTGTGTAAATATGTCCCAGGTCTCTCTGCCATCCATAATGTTGGACAAAagtgttaccatgacaaccaccTTCACATCATCGCTAACATTAACATGGAAGACGGCTAAAAGCTCAGCagttaaacattagtatattaTTATCCTCTAAATATTTGCATATCAGACTCGATTGGTCCGAAGCTGATGTATTTATTAAGTGACATCACAATCTGAGATCAGACTCACTGTAATCACAGTTACACAACagttacacaaacactacacacacaaacacaggtacacaaacactacacacaaacacaggtacacaaacactacacacacaaacacagttacacaaacactacacgcAAAAAAACagttacacaaacactacacacaaacacagttacacaactgttacacaaacactacacacacacagttacacaaacactacacacacaaacacagttacacaaacactacacacacaaacacaggtacacaaacactacacgcAAAaaaacttacacaaacactacacacacaaacacaggtacacaaacactacacacacaaacacaggtacacaaacactacacgcAAAAAAACagttacacaaacactacacacacaaacacaggtacacaaacactacacacacaaacacaggtacATAAACACTACACGCAAAAAAACagttacacaaacactacacacacaaacacagttacacaactgttacacaaacactacacacacacagttacgcaaacactacacacacagttacacaaacactacacacacaaacacagttacacaaacactacacacaaacacaggtacacaaacactacacacacaaacacaggtacacaaacactacacacacaaacacaggtacacaaacactacacacacaaacacagttacacaaacactacacacacaaacacagttacacaactgttacacaaacactacacacacacagttacacaaacactacacacacaaacacagttacacaactgttacacaaacactacacacaaacactacacacacacagttacacaaacactacacacacagttacacaaacactacacaaacacagggAGGTAACAATCATTTATTAGCTGAATAAAACATTGCTTTTATTCCACAAAAATGTGACTTTTCCATCATGTAATAAACACCACACTAATAAAAGATTAATTCtagtcatttatttaatctaaaatTAGTTTAATTCTAAGAACAAAGTCGGTTTCTGTtccacattaaaataaactgaacattAATAACTGTGTTAATTCGCTttgactttttaaaatattacgtTTGTTTAaaccagagccgatcggccctatacgctcactacgcaagttgcgtagggccccgcaaattacgttaggccccgcctccccctgcctcattttacagcgcgtgttaatgtttactgtgtagatgacaatatgaagcggagctatacatctgtccatgaaaagagaaaaaagaaacaaaatgagagtaaaaTGTGAGAACAgtaatcaggtaaacttgtgttgtgttcaggtttgatgtcagtaagagtaaataacagtaaagttaagttgattctgtctctagtctctatctgattAGCTACATGAGCTGTGCGGTGCTGACAGTGCAAGTGtaaatgtgtggcaaatggtttactgGCTCAcaggtcaggtaggagggccccttagggccccagggaggtcaggatcggctctggttTAAAACTAACATTTGTGTAATTTCACAAACTTTCcacaagaagaataaaaagttATAATTAAGGCAGATTAAAAATGTCTTGTGTTGTTTGTCACTCAGTAAACATTCAGCTGATCCCAGAAGTCACAGAACTGATCTCTGTTTCCGTGCTGAAGGTGAGACTGCAGAGTTAAATTCAGAACTGGCCATCGCTCAGCAGACCTGTATCTAGGCCACGGTGCGAGCCTCTGGTTCCTGCAGAAGGTCGTGTGTTTCCTGTGTGAGTTCGGATCTCCGGAGTGAGCGAACGCCCCCCAGTAACACaccatctgattggccagacgACGCTCCTGAGGAGTGAAACTGAAGTTCGCAGCAGGAGCAGAGTCAAACAGGAAGGGAAGCTCCGCCCCATGACAGGCGTGATCGTAACAGAAAGTCAGTCCCTCCCATATTTTGTGATCTGAAGGGGTGTGGTCGAATACGTACAGCCACAGGGCTCCGCCCATTCCCAGCGCAGAGCGAACGGCCCGCCGAGCCGGACACAGGAAGACGAAATCTGTTACGATCTGaatcaaaaagagaaaaacaacaagaGGGTTCTACgtaagcgtattgcattcacttgagtaaaaaaaatctactctgtttttctgaattaacgacttaatgtggattgcatggaagtaaacatgtcccgcctttcaagtttaatccggttttattttactttgggtttgagacattgggagatacggctgtctttaagtaatataaatggtgttgttattagtgcgtcaactttgcgcagacacctcaagactttgcgcctgttcagacgaaaagaacattctgatctgcttgacgttgctgtgtttctatatcagttgaaccgatatggtttgcttcacggtagccgtatcaccattcgtgaaaacccgtcgattgcaccattcatgcagatcccatatggtttgagtttatcatatgaatcaacatgccataaaaagtttgggcctggattatgatacaaacgtcgccgaagacgattccggcgcctcagttgcaTTCCATGgagatccagtattttcaacaattgcctgattgtctcttgtgtcacctCATAGCTCCTGAATACATTTCAGATGCATCAGCTTATATCCGTGAAGCagaccatatcggttcaactgattaaacttgaaaggcgagacatgtttacttccatgcaatccacattaagtcgttaattcagaaaaacagagtagatttttttttactcaagtgaatgcaatacgcttccgtagggTTCATCTTATTACGTGTTTCTGAGTCTCCTGATTTTGAGGATGTACAGAGATGTTGTGA
Above is a window of Tachysurus vachellii isolate PV-2020 chromosome 9, HZAU_Pvac_v1, whole genome shotgun sequence DNA encoding:
- the bbs10 gene encoding Bardet-Biedl syndrome 10 protein; protein product: MAEVSDPLQVSLSVVGALECVVRRCVGPSGGSVIFTKDTGQTLITKHGHCILTALHLEHPVARTVLDCVRSHHCVTADGSKSFILLLAALLRGIRDSVHDSAHAHRRHTSWKLANQLHAFCWGGLDDVIAHGVVPYASSLFRSGGCELKGGVLAALVGGYIGGRVSPGQAEVLTPLLCEFCTRVGHGDTYSSAVSFIHSNFSGLHVAVPGLHSSQSRVVEGLLLPCDWSVWTETHGPVKVLVVVERLDTRFDASVNVRFEKHWTDQSDGVIQDRLAAILRLQVKVVLSAVKQPRCVLEWAGLNGVSVLECCDPEQLELLCELNTAQMLTAQPLMQLGTLTHCCRFQLGGHRYANVGVKHTSLHTSLHTHTLVLCAPAAGPLEQNVSVSRGVFSMLQHLNQSHRHSNILPPPHKQSLTSSQSLTSSQSLTSSQSLTSSQSLTSSHTLTSSQSLTSSQSLTSSQSLTSSQSLTSSQSLTSSQLHSSCPNLCQCILNVGDVIPVGGAFECLFHYSLLHSNHGDPDSRRILAEAVLSVPRSLHAHRPGDFLKQLMNLKNNQRHHCPIREQGSGSEFTWCWGADGPGRVCVEPVCSKHQLVASVLQCVNRLVHVETVIHTVRPLALAALPRPQHESDDDDDDEEDGM